Genomic DNA from Solanum dulcamara chromosome 4, daSolDulc1.2, whole genome shotgun sequence:
ATGAACATGAAAAGGCAtcaactttttttaattttattatgtaGCATTGGATGCTCTATGTATTGGCCGGTGCAACTAATGACTCCATATCTGCACATTCCtgaatagaataatcaaaaagGATTAGTTAATTAAGCTTTTTGATAATCAAAAAATATAGCTTATTAATTTATTAGAAGATAATGGAACTAGCCTAATACTAGCTTTCTCTAGTCTGCATTTTCTTGTCGTTATTTCATATATTTGGCTTTTGAAGCATTGTGTAATTGTGTATCCTTCCTCACTCAGAGAAATTGGTCAACTTGATCTGATGGGTTCTGAAGGACCACAAACATCCTCCTCTTTTGTTTCTCCAAGCATTTATCATGTGTTCTTGAGTTTTAGAGGCGAAGACACCCGCAAGACTTTTACTGACACTCTTTATGCAGCTTTGGTAGGTGCAGGGTGGCGTACGTTTAAGGATGACAATGAGATTGAGAGAGGGGAAAATATTAAGACGGAATTGGAGAATGCAATTATAAATTCGAGGAGTTCAATAATTATCCTCTCGAAGAACTATGCTACTTCGACGTGGTGCCTTGATGAACTTGTCAAAATCCTTGAACATAAGAGGACAAAAGGGCATGCAATTCTTCCTGTCTTCTATCATGTCGATCCTTCTGAAGTTAGAGATCAGAAAAAGAGTTTTGCAGAAGCATTTACGAGATATGAGAGGCAAATTGAAGCTGAAAGTCATGAAGGAAAGAGGGATTGGATGGATAAGGTCCAAAAATGGAGAGCAGCTCTTGGAGAGGTGGCAGATTTGGGTGGTGTTCTAGTGAACAATCAAGAGGATAGGTACCAGTAGATTCTTCATACTGCATAGTAATCAAGAATAGATTAAGATTCTGTTTCCAAATAACCTTTTTGAACTTGTTTCATCTTGCATATTGCTATTTGAGATGCATTTCTTGAGGAATGTTATAAAATCATTGAAGGTGAAATTAAAGCTATTTAGGGGGAAAAgggtgtgtgtgggggggggggggggggagagaaCTACGGGTTCTATCTCAGTACATTAATATCCAGTGAATTAAAATCTGCTTGAAGTCTCAAATATTTATGGATGTGTGTGTTGACAACTTGAGCTTTAGAATCTTTCCATTTAGACATCCAAATATTGTATGATATAAACTGGTTTCAtcaaaaaggaaatgaaattaGGGATCAAATTACTTTTATGAATAGGTTGGAATAGATAAATTTCATATATGTCTGTCTTGTCTTAAGTTAGGATGCTGgatttcctcttctttttttcgcTTTCCAGTTTTATTCCAATTACTTTGCCGGTTACACACTTGTAACTTATCTTGCTTGCATAGAAATTCCTTTATAAGTCGTTAAAGTCTGATGTGATAATTTTTTCCAATCCATTTGCTCCTTGGTAATTGATTAGGAAGGAATCAGTGTTCATTGACGAAATTCTTCAATTCATTGAGGATATATTGAACCGGACAATATCAAGTGTTGCACCTTACCTGGTTGGGATCAGTTCACgggtcaaaaatatcatttcatgGTTGCAAGACGGATCACATGATGATAATGTTATTGCAATTTGCGGGATGAGCGGAATTGGGAAGACAACTGTTGCCAAATATGTTTTCACTACAAACTTTAGAAGATTTGAAGGTAGTAGCTTTCTTGCAAATATCCAAGATATTTCTCAGCAACCTGATGGTTTAATTCGCTTACAGAAGCAGCTCCTTTATGATTTAACTGGGAAAAAGAGTAAAATACAAGATACTGATGAAGGGATCATCAAGATACGAGATGCTATATGTTTTAAAAGAGTTCTAGTCATATTGGATGACATTGATCAACAAGAACAAATTCATGCTATAATTGGAATGAAAAATTGGTTCTGTCCAGGaagtaaaataatcataacaacTAAGAATTCATGTTTGCTGAAGGTtcatgaaattcaaaaattccataaagtCAGGGAAATGGGTAATGCTGAATCACTGGAGCTTTTCAGTTGGCATTCCTTTGGGGAGGACCACCCAGCTGACGACTACATGGAACTATCAAAAAAGGTGGTAAAGCATTGTGGAGGGCTTCCTCTGGCACTTCAAGTCTTGGGTTCTTCTCTTCGTGGGAAAAATATCGATGTATGGAAGAGTGCACTAGACAAGTTGGAAGCGATTCCTGCGAGCcagataattaaaaaattaaaatttgggtATGACTCATTAAAAGATGATCATGATAAGAACTTGTTCCTTGACATTGCCTGCTTCTTTACAAGAAAGGACAAAGATTATGTTATTGCAGTGCTAGACGAATCTTATATTTATACAAGAGTTGGAATTCAGAATCTCACAGATAGATTCCTGTTGATGATTGAGGGTAACAAGTTGATAATGCATCAAATGCTTCGGGACATGGGCAGAGAAATAGTCCGTCAAGAATCATCTAAGAAGCCTGGGAGGCGCACCCGGTTGTGGCACTACAAGGATTCATTTAATGTATTGAGAGAAAACATGGTAAAAATTTCCTTTCTGGTGTATACTTCCTTTTCTTTTGGACACTGCTAAGCTCTTCTCTAATTCTTTTTTCAGGGCTCAGAGACAATTGAAGGTCTTTTCTTTGACATGAATATGGTAAAGGAAGACCAGTCCTTCATGGGAAGTTCTAGCAGTGGAAGAAAGTGTCTGTTTTCAGAATTTAAGAGTCATCCGTTCGGTTTCTCCAGGCATCCCAacaaattttcttcaaaaacCTTTAATGAGCTTGAATTGGGAACGAATCTCTTTACAGTTATGAACAAGCTAAGACTGCTTCAGATAAATTATACACACCTAAGTGGTGCTTATAAAGATTTTCCCAAGAACCTGAGGTGGCTATACTGGAGAGGTTTTCCTTTGAAGTGTGTGCCAAATGATTTTCCATTGGAGAGCTTGTCTGTTCTTGACATGCGGAACAGCTGTCTGGAAAGACTGTGGGAAGGAAGAAGAGTATGACAATTGTTTTTGTGTTATTAGTTTCCTCCACTTTTAATGAAGTGTTGTAGAATATGGATAACTCATTACTTGTCCTTTTCTTGTAATCTTTCTCATTGTAGGTGCTTCCACTGGTAAAAATTCTCAACCTCAGCCACTCTCATTCTCTTTTCAGAACTCCTGATTTTTCAGGACTCCCAATGCTGGAGAAGCTTATTCTCAAAGAGTGTGTCAATCTCATTGAGGTTCATGAATCCATTGGAACCTTAGAGGCTCGGctcattttcttaaatatcaAAAACTGCAAAAGACTTCAGAAGCTACCTAGAGAGATTTGCAAGCTAAAAGTTCTTAAAACCTTCATAATATCTGGCTGCTCAAATCTTGTAGAGTTGCCAAGAGATCTGTGGAGGATGCAATCCTTGGAAGTGTTTCTTGCCAATGAAATCCCAATGAGTCAATTACCCTCTAAGAGAAAACAGAACCCAATATGGCATGCACTTATCCGGTCTTGGGTTCTGAAGCCAAGAAAAGTTCTAGAGCTTCCGTGGGTTTGTTTACCAAAATCTTTGGTTAATTTAAGTCTATCTGAGTGCAACCTATCTGAAGTTGCTTTTCCAAGGGACTTCAGTAATTTAATGTCGTTGCAGAACCTAAACCTCAGTAAAAATCCAATCAGTTGTCTTCCAGATTGCATCAGAACTCTTTCCAGGCTCAACAATCTTGAATTAGGTTCTTGTACAATGCTTAAATTTCTCATAGACCTACCTCGTGTCCACAAGTTGGGGGTGGGATATTGCACTTCCCTAGAAAAAGTAACGTATCTATCAGTAGGGTGCCGTGCAAAAGTTTACCATTTAAATGGCTGTAAAGAACTCACTGATATGGAGGGAAGCTTCAAGTTGGAAGCCATGGGAGGAATTGAGAAAACAATGAAGTCATTGGAATTAAGCATGTGGGATTCTGTCGGAAGCTTTGAAGTGAAATTGTACAACATGTCAACTCATACAGAAAGTAGAGGACTAGTAAAGGTACTTTCTCCTCTTTTATTCTCCCAACCCAGCCCACCCCCAAAGAAGGGGTTGACGGATCTACTTTCATTTGTGTGGTCAAATTTCTTCATGTAACGGCTGTATCTGTTGGCTCCTTCCTTTGTTTTTTGTCATATTTGATGAGATTCTTCATGACACAGGTGTTGTTTGAAAGCGGATTGATCAGCATATATCTTCCGGGGAGCAAGGTTCCTAATTGGTTTTGTTACAAGAGTGCTGGAGCAACTTTATCTTTCACTGTCCCTTCACCTCCTGATCTCAAGATCCAGGGCATAACTGTGTGCTCAGTGTACACAATTGACTGGAAAGTCTGGGTTCAGGGTATCCAATTTTATTTGATAATCCATAATGAGCAGAAAAATGTGAAACTGGTTTATAGCCCAACTTGCTATGGTCTTCCTGAAGGCCAAAATGAAATGTTATGGTTCAGCCATTGGAAATTTCAGAGTCAGCTGGATGCTGGTGACACCTTGAATGTCACAGTTATTACTATGGATGGTTTTAGCATCAAGGAATTTGGTATTCACTTACTGCATGGTGAGCAAGTAGACATGGTTTTGAACTCAAACAGTCAAGAAATGCAGCGAGATTATCCTTATCAGGGGATGATACCTACCAAACGTCAAGGGCTTGTAGATTTTTACTGCTATGGCCATATGGGGATTGGATTGCACTACATTTTGCCCTACATACCATGAGATCCATGGATGGGAATACATACCCTGTAAAATCCTTGGAGGAGTTGGATGTAAACTATGACGTCTTAGCCATCTCCTCAAGTATATTCTTTTCTCTTcattagaaattttatttttctagaaaGAACTATTTATGTGGAATTTGGATGACAATCAGTACTTCTATCGTCATCTTAttcgtattttttttaatgatacaCATTTCTCTAATTTTGAAGAAATCTGTTCTGAAATTCTCTATTAACTGTATTATACAGATcccaaaagaaagagataaggggcagtccggtgcactaagctcccgctatgcgcatggtgcggggaagggcccgactacaagggtctattgtacgcagtcttaccttgcatttctgccagaggctgtttccaaggcttgaaccagTGGCCACTTGATCACATGAAATTACCATCTTCTAATATGACACGCATGAAGGAAAGAACAAATAATACCTTTCGCCTTTTTCTTTATCAGAAGGTAAGGGGAGAAATTCTCAAGTCACTTAATTCATAATAAAAGTATTTGCCATTTCAAAGAGAGAAAGGACACcatctattttcttttctttgatccAATATCAGAAATTCTGCTAAGGGAAGTGTATATAGCTGGAATTGAATTTGTTGGCTGTTCATGCTGCTCATTTTCAAACAAAGGGGATTGGATTTACATACTCTAGTTGAATTTCTAGTTTTTATTCAACTGTATACTACAATAAAACTACTATTAATAATACTGTTGTGTTCCTACATGGTTGGATCCGAAAGTAATACGGCTAAATACTTGATCAAATTCAATAAATACTACAAATTTGATGCTTGTGTATAGTTTTGATAACATTAATGTAACACTGCgatatatatatcttttactAAAACAAACCATGAGAAATCCTCGTTTAGTACATCCAATACAAAGATCAATGAAACCAGTCCACAAGGCTAGATCATGagatttatttatgatttcttaaatTCCAAACATAAGCACAAATAATAGCACCCATAGTTATTATTTGGCTTATACTAATCTAGTTGTTGTCCCACCAAAATTGTGATTGGAGATAATCCACAATTTTCTTGTCAACTTGGAATGCTTTTGCAAGAACATCATCATTGATTGGTGGGTCAGAGCCAAATACTGCATTTGCAATAGTGATGACTCCTGGATTTTGGCTACTAAGTCCGGCGAATGCAACGGCCTTAGTCTTTCCCACGTTAAATTGAAAGTGAATGAGTCCTATTGGAAAAACAAACACATCTCCAGGATGTAGAATCTTGGTAAAGAGTTTGTTCTTCATATTTGGACCCGGATTTGATAGGACAAATCCAACATAGAGTGTGCCCTCAAGGACCGTAAGAACCTCAGTTCCTCTAGGGTGCGTGTGTGGTGGGTTGAGACCGTATGGTGCATAGTCAATACGAACTAACGAAATGCCCAGAGTGTTGAGCCCTGGTAAGTTGTTGACGTTCACAGCTGTTACAGCAGATCCAACTTGATTTGAAGTATTTCCAGCTATGTTTAATCCCGATTTGAAGAAGTCATCAGCAGTGACAACCTTTGGATCTTTGCATACTTTTCCATTCACGAAAACTGTAAAGAAATCACAATTAGAAAGCAAAAATAACAGTAAATACTAttgtattataaaaaataaaaaaaagaagcaagaagTCTGCAAAAGCGATGATTGAAATAAGTATCAAAGTTACCAGCAGCCATGGAGTCATTAACAGCAACACAAAAATCTTGTAAAGGACTAGGATCAGATGCATGGCTTATTGAAGTCACCACAGCCAATATGGCAATGGTTAATACAAAGTACTTGAGAGCCATCACTAATTAGTTAAAACTCTGTGTATATATGTTGATACAATTTAATTGATGATCTCTGTTTTATCTGTGTGAGAAATATGAATAGAGAGTTGTGCCTATTTATAGATAACAATTTTGATAAAAATGGTCTTCAAACAAAGTGTGGATTTGGCTTCTGCACTACCAAGTCTTCAATGATGAATACtaatatttaaacaattatGTCATGAAGTTCCGTCAACAACTATAATGACTAAATCTTACTAcagtataattattttttttgtgtacaTACAAACACCTTATGTTTCCTCACACCTGTTTTCATCTATACTTgtgttattttctttcttactttgTCACAATACAATTCGCAGTAATAATAAGAAATTCGCTAAATAAAGGGAAGTTTGAATTGGTAAGATATTTCCCTTCCCTTAAACTTTCATCATACGTTTCCCATCTCAAAGTATGTAACTATTGGAAGTTTTACcttttctaactttccaaatttGTCTTtgttactctttttttcttacatCCTAATACTGACCATTTCCAATGGCCCGGGGGATTAATTATTCTCTGTAGTTGTTGAAGAAGGGTTCAGGATTTTGGTTTATTATAAACTAATCATGAAGACTTGGTAATTAAGAAGATAGCTTAATTAATTCATTGTTTATTCTGAGGACTCATTCAATAAATTTCATCTATAAATAGCCACCAATTCTCATGCAAAGTCTATCACCTTCAAGCTTACAAGAAACAAAATTAAAGCAGCATCGAGCTTTAATTAATTAGAAGATTAATTATCTAGCTAATTATGGCTTTGGCCCTGAAGTTGCTTGTGATTACCATTGCCATATTAGCTTTGACATCTTCACCTAGCACTGCCTCAGACCCAAGTCCCTTGCAGGATTTCTGTGTTGCTGTTAATGACTCTAAAGCAACTGGTAATTGAGATTAATTACTACTCAACTTCTAGCTTAGCGTTTTAAATGAATACAAAGTGCTTGTTTTTGGTTTCtaatgtttttttgttttcataCAGTTTTCGTGAATGGAAAAGTTTGCAAGGATCCAAAACTTGTCACTGCTGATGACTTCTTCAGACCAGGCCTAAACAAGCCTGGAAATACGTCAAATCAACTTGGATCAATTGTTACTGCTGTCAACGTCAACAATTTACCTGGACTTAACACTCTAGGCATTTCCTTAGCTCGTATTGATTTTGCACGACGTGGTCTCAATCCACCTCATACACATCCTAGAGGAACTGAGGTTCTTGTTGTTCTTAAGGGAAGACTTTATGTTGGTTTCGTCCTTTCTAACCCTGGCCCAAATATGAAGAACAGGTTACTCACCAAGATTTTGAACCCTGGCGATGTCTTTGTTTTTCCTGAGGGACTAATTCATTTTCAACTTAATGTGGGAAAGACTAATGCCATTGCATTCGCTGGTCTGAGCAGCCAAAATCCAGGAGTTATCACTATTGCCAATGCAGTATTTGGCTCAGACCCGCCAATTAATGACGATGTCCTCGCTAAAGCATTCCAAGTTGACAAGAAACTGATTGATCATCTTCAAGAACAGTTTTGGTGGGATAATAACTAAGAGTATAATCCAACTACTCATGtttgtttcttgaaaaatatttaccatttaatGATATTCTAATTATATGTTACGAAAATATAGTATATGATGTATTGACTAAAGATTGAAAATCTAGtcttttggactgattttcaTTCACCTATAAGGGTTGATTGATGTATTGAATAAAGATTGGTTAATGGAATTAAATATAGTGTACTTCAATATTTGAAGGAAATATGATGTTTCTCTAATGATTTAGAAACTGTGGATGAATATTGTCACCCCTTTAAACTGCAAGATGCACATGACCTTTGTGAAGCAAGTTTGGATTATTAGTTCGGTTGCATAACTCAACTTATGAAGATAATCATAACAACTGTCTTCCGCAACATCAAAATCACCTACACCAAAAGCCTAGATATCGCTGGTACATGCAATGTTGAGAAAGTAAGCTTAGCATTAACCAAGGAGGACAAATCTTACATTAATCCAAACAACTTTTGTTCGTCTTCAATATGGCTTTTGTATTGATTGACACAAACATCACACTAGATCATTAACTAGTAATATAGTTACATGAACAAACAAATGTTCATTATTGTGGTTAAGGTCAAAACATATCTCCTACACTAAATGATACACAACCAATGTGTTTCACCTCAAGTATAACAAATTCATTATTGTGAGGCATTTTTCCTGGTACCAAGTGACAAGGCTTTCTTCAACAGGGATTCGCGACCCGGAAAACGACTTGGTGTTTCCGTTATACCGCTACTAGTGTTATAACTAGTGGTGTCAAATGAGCGGGAATTGGGTGGATTGAAGTGATCAGAGTTTGCTCCAGATTCATTTTTTCTCCTCTGTAACCTTACCCTTTCCCGTCTTCTCTCCCTATTGTCTTTTTCGCCTTCCTCTTCCTGACGACTATCATCTCCAGCTCTACCCTTTTTCTCTTCTGCCCTAATGGAATTATTGGGGGAATCAGAAAGCCTTGGTATTCGACCACCTTTGGAGGTCCCAAGTAACTCGAAATCAATTTTGCTCCAACCCAATTTGTCTTCATTGTCCCAACCGAATCTGGTGCTGATTTCCAGCAACTCAGAAACGGCATTCTGCGTCCCTGCAACCGATACTTCGCCATTGAGGAGATTTTGCGCGAACTCCCACTCAATTCTGTCCTTATAGATAGGGTCAGAGAGGACTTGATCTGCGAGCTGAGCCCACTCTTCGAAGTCACGAGCTCGGAGATTCTTTGTCACccatttgagatatttggatgGGAGTGTTCCCAGCATTTTCCCTTTGTATTTTCCAAAATCTATGAGTCGGTCTCTCGCTGGAATTTTTCTGGACCCAATTGCTGAGATTGTGAAACAAGTAATACTCCTTCTCAAGGACTGTGAATGTGAAGAAGGGGGAAAAGAAGCTATCCAAAAAGGTCGAATTGTAGAAGATGAGACATTGAATGAGCAGTGAGGGACTGGACCAAGATTCATCTCTCAAGGGAAGAGGCTGCAGGCAAAACAATCCAAATTTTGAGTGGACAGGAAAAGACTGTTTTTTCTGATGTATTCAAAGGGACCAAGGGGTTATTGGGATTTgacaagaaaatattataagtgATGTTCTATGACTCCGTTTCATATTAGATGAATTGAtgattaaaaaatcattaatatattaaaagactttatcattttatcctttatttatattaatgtaATATACATAGTCATATTAACTataggggtaaaatagaaaaatattaattaattatatcttgaTTTAGCAAGTGGTAAAATAatatggaaaaaatatttttagtaagatgtCCATCTAATATGGGACTGAAGGAGTACTTTCTAAGAATACAGTAATGATATTATTCAAATTTTACCGCAATTAAGGATTAGTTAGTAAAGTTACATTTTACTTCTCCATTTACTTTTACTTGTTATATTTGAACTTGGCACACTCActaaaaaaacaataattgaGAGAACTATTTTACCACACTACCCTTattattaattgatgtttaatattAGATCTTGGAGAATAATTTGGGGAATAAGCAATTAATGCTAAAGGTAAGACATGGGgaaaaaatgttttttcttgatatgttaaagtgacaagaaaaaatgaaaaatctatttttgaaataggaaacaagtaaaagtgaaaggAGGgagtactccctccgtcccatattagatgaatattttcaactttatacggtgattaaaaaatcattaatacattgtaagactttatcattTTGCCCTTTATTTATATCAATGTaatatacatagagtatagAAATAGTTGGTAATTGTTTATATTCAAAAGaccatattaattgtaggggtaaaattgaaaaaaattaattaattatatcttgatttagtaagtgatcaaaTAATATGAGATAAACATTTTTAGTAAGATGCCCATCTAATATGGGACAGAGGGAATACTTTCTAAGAATGAGTAGTTTTCTTGAGGATTGTGTCTAAGTTAAAAACATAACTTATTTTGGAATGGACAAATACTTCCTCCGTCCAAATTTATGTGACATTATTTGCCTTACgctaaatttaagaaaaataagaaagaaatatttgtGATTTAAAACAACACTCCTTGGACCATTTGTGTGGAACCAAGTGACCAAGGAAAACAACCAATGTGTTTATAATCATTCACCTCCAAGTATAACAAATTGTTGTAGCTCTGTCGATGTGTTAACACTGCTGCAGCATTGTTTCATTTCCTTCACCAAGATCTTTGCAAAATCTCCTCGAGCTCTGCTACTGCAGCCTCCTTGTCTTCATCCTCGTCATAATCGAAGATGCTATCATCATCATCCTCTTCTTCTGCCCCTGCTCCATCATTAGACCATAAATTGTACATGATCATCCAA
This window encodes:
- the LOC129885962 gene encoding disease resistance protein RPV1-like — protein: MAAALGLLSHFRASLVGAGWRTFKDDNEIERGENIKTELENAIINSRSSIIILSKNYATSTWCLDELVKILEHKRTKGHAILPVFYHVDPSEVRDQKKSFAEAFTRYERQIEAESHEGKRDWMDKVQKWRAALGEVADLGGVLVNNQEDRKESVFIDEILQFIEDILNRTISSVAPYLVGISSRVKNIISWLQDGSHDDNVIAICGMSGIGKTTVAKYVFTTNFRRFEGSSFLANIQDISQQPDGLIRLQKQLLYDLTGKKSKIQDTDEGIIKIRDAICFKRVLVILDDIDQQEQIHAIIGMKNWFCPGSKIIITTKNSCLLKVHEIQKFHKVREMGNAESLELFSWHSFGEDHPADDYMELSKKVVKHCGGLPLALQVLGSSLRGKNIDVWKSALDKLEAIPASQIIKKLKFGYDSLKDDHDKNLFLDIACFFTRKDKDYVIAVLDESYIYTRVGIQNLTDRFLLMIEGNKLIMHQMLRDMGREIVRQESSKKPGRRTRLWHYKDSFNVLRENMGSETIEGLFFDMNMVKEDQSFMGSSSSGRKCLFSEFKSHPFGFSRHPNKFSSKTFNELELGTNLFTVMNKLRLLQINYTHLSGAYKDFPKNLRWLYWRGFPLKCVPNDFPLESLSVLDMRNSCLERLWEGRRVLPLVKILNLSHSHSLFRTPDFSGLPMLEKLILKECVNLIEVHESIGTLEARLIFLNIKNCKRLQKLPREICKLKVLKTFIISGCSNLVELPRDLWRMQSLEVFLANEIPMSQLPSKRKQNPIWHALIRSWVLKPRKVLELPWVCLPKSLVNLSLSECNLSEVAFPRDFSNLMSLQNLNLSKNPISCLPDCIRTLSRLNNLELGSCTMLKFLIDLPRVHKLGVGYCTSLEKVTYLSVGCRAKVYHLNGCKELTDMEGSFKLEAMGGIEKTMKSLELSMWDSVGSFEVKLYNMSTHTESRGLVKVLFESGLISIYLPGSKVPNWFCYKSAGATLSFTVPSPPDLKIQGITVCSVYTIDWKVWVQGIQFYLIIHNEQKNVKLVYSPTCYGLPEGQNEMLWFSHWKFQSQLDAGDTLNVTVITMDGFSIKEFGIHLLHGEQVDMVLNSNSQEMQRDYPYQGMIPTKRQGLVDFYCYGHMGIGLHYILPYIP
- the LOC129885969 gene encoding putative germin-like protein 2-1, with product MALKYFVLTIAILAVVTSISHASDPSPLQDFCVAVNDSMAAVFVNGKVCKDPKVVTADDFFKSGLNIAGNTSNQVGSAVTAVNVNNLPGLNTLGISLVRIDYAPYGLNPPHTHPRGTEVLTVLEGTLYVGFVLSNPGPNMKNKLFTKILHPGDVFVFPIGLIHFQFNVGKTKAVAFAGLSSQNPGVITIANAVFGSDPPINDDVLAKAFQVDKKIVDYLQSQFWWDNN
- the LOC129885963 gene encoding putative germin-like protein 2-1; translation: MALALKLLVITIAILALTSSPSTASDPSPLQDFCVAVNDSKATVFVNGKVCKDPKLVTADDFFRPGLNKPGNTSNQLGSIVTAVNVNNLPGLNTLGISLARIDFARRGLNPPHTHPRGTEVLVVLKGRLYVGFVLSNPGPNMKNRLLTKILNPGDVFVFPEGLIHFQLNVGKTNAIAFAGLSSQNPGVITIANAVFGSDPPINDDVLAKAFQVDKKLIDHLQEQFWWDNN
- the LOC129888023 gene encoding uncharacterized protein LOC129888023, whose amino-acid sequence is MNLGPVPHCSFNVSSSTIRPFWIASFPPSSHSQSLRRSITCFTISAIGSRKIPARDRLIDFGKYKGKMLGTLPSKYLKWVTKNLRARDFEEWAQLADQVLSDPIYKDRIEWEFAQNLLNGEVSVAGTQNAVSELLEISTRFGWDNEDKLGWSKIDFELLGTSKGGRIPRLSDSPNNSIRAEEKKGRAGDDSRQEEEGEKDNRERRRERVRLQRRKNESGANSDHFNPPNSRSFDTTSYNTSSGITETPSRFPGRESLLKKALSLGTRKNASQ